From one Sulfurimonas sp. HSL-3221 genomic stretch:
- a CDS encoding TOBE domain-containing protein, with amino-acid sequence MNRIEAYITSIERRDNITIVSFDAGGAPMRMMALGLAIPIAVGTRVILGAKASHVALAKKLEGHLSISNRLEAVIETVETGALLCSVTLRVGPARMESIITRDSAETMALHQGDSVTALIKASDLSILEIVEKGET; translated from the coding sequence GTGAACCGCATCGAGGCCTACATCACCAGCATCGAGCGCCGGGATAACATCACCATTGTCTCCTTTGATGCGGGGGGCGCGCCGATGCGGATGATGGCACTGGGGCTTGCGATCCCGATCGCCGTCGGGACGCGGGTGATCCTCGGGGCCAAAGCGTCCCATGTGGCGCTGGCCAAGAAACTGGAGGGGCACCTCTCCATCTCCAACCGCCTCGAAGCGGTGATCGAAACGGTTGAGACGGGGGCGCTGCTGTGCAGCGTAACGCTCCGTGTCGGCCCGGCACGGATGGAGAGCATCATCACCCGCGATTCCGCCGAGACGATGGCGCTGCATCAGGGCGACAGCGTCACGGCGCTGATCAAGGCAAGCGATCTCTCCATCCTGGAGATCGTTGAAAAAGGAGAGACATGA